The window AAAATCGAAACTGGTGCACCGCCTACACCCGCTGCGCCACAAGCAGCCGCACCCGCTGCGACCGCCGTTGCCGCCGCACCAACGCCAGCACCTGCACCTACCGCCGCACCTGCACCAGCACCTGCGCCGGTTAGTAACTTCACACCCATTGACAATGGCCTGACGGATGAAGTGCAAGTCTTTGATCCACCTTCCAATGTGCGCCGCTCACCGAACGGTGCCGTTATCTGTGCTGTGAGACAGAAGCAATTCATCAAAATCTCCGGCTATACATCAACCTCCAAAGGCACTTGGTACAAAACAAATGCTTGCGGCGAAGCCGGTTGGATTCACGTTAGCCAGGTGCGGTTCTAATCCCAACTCGAAAGCGTCGCAGCCACATCATCGTGAATATCAAACCAATACCTGCGGCGCGATCGGCTGGATTCACAAGAGCCAAGTCGATTTTGGGGATAATCCTTACTAAAAATTGCGACAAGTACAATCGCGATCGCCCAATTAGTGAGATCGGGGCAACCCCGATTTCTCATCACTTCTACGGGAAAACCCGCCCCATTAAATTTTCTGAACCAGAGAAATCACGGGACTTTTGCCAGTCATGCACGATCGTCACGATAAATAGTGAATGCTGACAGCAAAGTTGCTCACTAACGAGATCAGCATTTATGAAACGCGCTAGCCTTTTGGTGTTGGGAACTGCTGCCCTCGCCTTAAACGCCTGTATCACAATTGAAACTGGGGCACCGCCTGCACCTACTACACCTCAAACCACGGCTCCCGCCGTTGCTGCGACCACCACCGCACCCACTTGCAACAGCAAATTTGCGGCTGGTAATGCCGTCGGTGGTCAAGCTGTAACGGTTGACCTTTGCACCGTCAAACCTGGAACACCGCAAACGATTTCCTTCGTTTATTACCTCGGCCAAGAGAAGATCGAAAGCAGTGCTGACTGCCCCGGCGGGAACTGGACAACCTATCCAGAGCGCCAGGTCCATTATCCTAAATCCAGTGCTACACAAACGATGCTCAATGCCGTTTGTCAGCAGGCGGGACACACTGCCACCGTTGCCGCCGCACCAGCTCCGGCACCAGTACCAGCACCCGCACCAGCTCCGGCACCGGCACCCGCACCCGCAGCCTTTCAAGAGGCAAGTGGTACTGCTGTCGTTTTTGACCCACCGTCGAATGTTCGATCGACACCGGGTGGTGCCGTCATCTGTTCAGTCAATGCCCAAACGCAACTCAGACTTACGGGTGTATCCGGTTCTTGGTACCGCACAAGTGATGCCTGTGGTGGTGCAACCGGATTTATTCACAAGAGTCAATTGAGGTTTTAGACACATTCCACACCAAAGTCACATTGTGGCGATGTCTCCCAACATTGCCACAGCCTCTGAGTCATCAATTCACGGCTCATCATTCACGGTGCAAAAGCTAGGCCACTACTCCTTAGACCACCACTCCTAGCGAGTACAGCACGCTTCCTCAATGTCCAGATCAGGACCAAGCAATTCATTCAATTCTCTGGTTATGTATTGATCGCCAAACCAAACGGGTGATCAGCAACTTAGTACAAAACCCAGGCTTGCAACACCGATCGGTAAATTCGCTTCAGCCCAGTCAGGTTCTAGTCTTAATGCTCGATTGCAGCATTTTCAACCATGCACCACTACCAAAGTCGCCGATTGCACAAATATCAAAACTTCCACTACACCTGATGAAACCTCTAAATCGCTTCTTGATCGGGACAATCGCACTGGCCCTAAATGGTTGTATCACGCTAGATCCTGTACCCGAGGCACAACAAGCCCCCACCCCCGATCCCTTACAATCCACTGCCCCAGCGATCGCCGCACCAACACCGGTAGAACCCCAAGCAACCACCCCCAAAGCCAGCAATCAAGTCGCGTCTAAGAAAGTACCCAATGGCGTCAGTAACTTCACACCGCTATCTTCTGGTCTGACCGATCAAGTGGACCTATTCAAACCGCCCGCAAATATCCATCGCGCCCCCAATGGCCAAGTGCTTTGCTCGATCAAGCAGGCAAAATCCATCAAAATTTCGGGTTATACCAATACGGATCAAGGCACTTGGTACCAAACTAATGCTTGCGGTAGCAATGGTTGGATTTCCATGCGCCACGTTCGGTTTTAGTCCCAGCGTGCGCCCAACTTGAACCCACATAGAGTTAATTAAGCCTGCACACAAAACCCACCCGCCAGCAATGCCAATATTCACGATTCAATCATCGAAATTTTTCACTTAACTTGCATTTAAGCGAAAAATTGTTCACTTAAGGAAGAAAAAGTGAACCCTATTAGCATAACTGTGATTTACGAACCACACTGTATGACAAGCAATCGTCTCTGGCTTCTGGGACCGACCGCGCTCGTGCTCAATGCCTGTATCCAAACAAAGATGCCCGCATCGCAAACAGGCACAGTATCGGGCAGTGAGGCCACAATCCGCACATCACCGGCACCCACACAATCAATTAACTTGATCCCATTAGCCGACGCCGCGGAAAAACCCGCATTACCAACGACGGAAACCCGCCAAAATGCATTGCAGCCTTACCGAACCACCGTGTACGTCGTCCAACCCAACGCACAGGTACATACTTCGCACGATCGGTACAGCAAAATCCTCTGCAAAGTCGACAAAAATGACCCCATTACCGTTGACGATCATATTGCCACCAAGACGCTAGAGAATGATTGGTACCGCACCAATATATGTGGCAAACATGGCTGGATTTCGGGCCAAGCCCTTACACTCAATCCATTGGTAAAATCGGCCGTAAATTAAGCGGTTTAATTAACGCTTCCAAAAAGCCAGGCGATCGAGTCCTAGGGCCGTAACCGGATTTTTGCGGCGTTGGCGATGGTGCCGTGCGTATACCTTCTTTTGACGACGGCGATCGATGGCCACCTCTTCAAGGCTATCTTCGTCGTAAATCAGATCAGGGGCGGGCTCATCCTTCAGTTCTAACCAATACACAATACGCCCCATTGCAACGCCCGCTAACGCTCCCCAAAATATACTGGCATGGACTTCATAGCCCAACCAGTAAAACACGAGTAAGGCCGCTAGAGCTGAACGCAGACCAGCGGATACACCTTTACTATTTGGTTCATTTTGGGGAAGCGTCATAGGGCAAACACAAGAAATTAGAGAATCGCAAAACCAGCTTGCTTTAATTGTGCATTCAGATCAGCGGTTGTGTCGATCGTTTTTACAAAATCACGTTCCGCATCACTAAAGGCTTCAAAGGATTGCTGGGCCAAAACATCTACCGTGGCATCCGCGATGTCACCAGTCCGACCGGCAACACGTGTCTTCAACACATCCATGGGCGCATCACAATGGACGATCGTCAACGGAATTCCCACAGACTGGGATTTACTGACCACCGGCTCCCGTAAAGCGGTCCGATCATACTTCGCATCGAGCACAACGGTATAACCTTGCTTCGCCAGCATTAAGCCCAAGGCCAAGAGGCGATCGTAGGTTTTTTCTGTCATCGCGGGTGTGTAGATCGCATCACTGCCGCGCTCCTCAACACTGATCCCCGCCAGTTGCTTCCGAATCGCATCAGAACGCAGGTGAATTGCCTTGTGCGCCTTGGCAATCGCTTTACCCGCAGTGCTCTTGCCCGCACCCGATAAGCCAGCCATCATCACCAACCGACCGTCCGGCTGCTGAGTATAGTCGTAGGCTAAGGTGTAGTATTCGGCGGCGGTTTGGCGTGACGACTGCTTCAAATCATCCGGAATCGAAGGATCACCTAACAAGAACGAAGTGACCTTGGCTCGCACATACGCCTGACGACTCAAGTACAAGGGCAAGACCTGCAATCCCTCATAATCGCCAGTCTGCTCTAAATACGCATTCAGGAAAATATTCGCGAAGTCTTGGCGACCGCGGGCATCAAGATCCATGCAGATGAAACCAACATCGTACATAGTGTCAACAAACCGAAATGGCTCGTTGAACTCAATGCAGTCAAATAGCCAAATTTTCTCCTGCCACAGCGCAATATTCCGCAAATGCGCATCACCATGACATTCGCGAATCTTGTCTGCCTTCACCCGATCGACCAAAGCGGACTCATACTTCACAAAAAAGTCGTCCGTATAGGCTTTCGTCCCATCAAACTGCGCTTGCGTTTGGGGCCCTTTGCCACCGTCAAAATCAATAAAGCCAGCACTTTGCTCATAGTTCTCATCAAACGCCTGACGAACTTTCGCCACCGCACCGTAGCTCCGAATGTGATCGTTGATATCGGCTTTCGCGTGGAATGACGCCACTTCCTTGGCCAAATCCCGCATATGCTGTGCGGTCAAGGTCCCGGCTTCAAACATCTCGCTGAGCAGCGCCGATTGCGGGAACTGCTGCATCTTCACCGCATATTCCACCACTTCACCGTCGCCATTCAGCTCAAAGCCTTCCCCCGCTTGGGTAATCGCGACAACTTCGAGATACAACTCGGCAGCACCCCGCTGATTCAACCGCAGCTCTTCTTCACAGAAATGCTTCCGCTTCTCCAACGTGGAGAAATCCAGGAAGCCAAAATTCACTGGCTTTTTGAGCTTATAAACAAAATCGCCGGTCAAGAACACATAGGATACGTGGGTCTGAATCAGCGGAATCTCCGCCTGGGCAGCATGGGGGTAAACCGCCGGTTGGAGCATTGCCTGAACCACAGGGGGTAAATTCGTATCCGTCATAGAAGTTCCTCTGGAATAGCTTGTATAGGGAGGCGACGCACAGTTTGCATACACGCAACACTGCTTAATATTTTTTACGCCCTACCCAAAATAACTGAAATTGTTGGTTAAAACTGACAAGTCTCCGAGAAAATCTGACGATCGATGATGAAAATTCGGCCCAGCGACCGAAACGGCTATCCCTACTCCACTCGATCGAGAATTCGGCTTATGCTAATGACTGAACCCATTTGAATCCACATTGCATTAAAAGCGACTCGTCCCTATGGAACTTAACGCCATTGCCGAACATTTAGATAGCGAAAATCCCCAAGACCGAATGCGTGGGATTACTGCCCTCCGCGAATACGAACCGGAAGTAGCGGTGCCTTTGTTGATGCGCTGCGTGGACGACTCCGAGGTGATGATTCGCTCTTTCGTTGCCATGGGACTCGGCTACAAACAAACACCGGCCGCCTATGAAAAGCTGCTGACGATGGTCGCAGACGAGGCTGACCCAAATATTCGGGCCGAAGCCGCAAATAGCCTGGGTAAGTACGGCCAAGTCGCAATTCCCCACCTGGTGAAGGCCTTTCACTCCAACCTCAACTGGCTGATGCGACTGAGCATCATTCCCGCGTTAGCGCGGCTCGATGCCCCCGCAGAACTAATGAATCTCTGCCAAGCGGGACTGCGCGACGCTGACGTGACAGTCAAGGAAACCGCCATCACCTATTTGATGGACTTTGCCAAGGGGCCACAGAGTGATGAGGCACTGACGCTCTTGCTGTCCTATGCTGACTCGGAGCATTGGAATTTGCGCCGACAAGTCGCACTCGTGTTGAAATCCTTTGAGCAAGATCAAGCCCAGGAAACTTTGATGCAGCTGCGCCAAGACCCTGACCACCGTGTCGTCGCCGCCGCACTGGAAGCCTTAGTTTAGCGAGAAGCATCGGTCGAATGACATCTTCGCATCGATAAAAGGGGTAGGAAAACGTTCGTTTTCCTACCCCTTTTGTTTAATCAGCATTGAACTGGCAGAGCGTAACTACGCCTTAGCTGCCATGAAGCTAATGTGATAAATCGAAGGCTTCCAAGGATGCTTCTGCACTTCCTGGAGCACCGCTGTTGTATTCATCTTCAAATCAGGAATACTCAAGTCAATTTGGCTCTTCCGCTCAACGGCATCACGGACCAAAAAACCGGCTTGCTTGGCATCAATCACAATTTGTAATGACTCAGTACCATTGTGGCCATACACAGTTGCAGGCATTTTGCCTTCACGGCGCAATGCGTTGGGCTTACTACCTTCAGGCCGCTTAGCTGCCTCGATCGAAAATTTTGCCATGGGTTCTCTTCTCTTCTGGGATGTAGGAGATGGGAAGCTACTCTCTAAGTAGAGCAGCGGTTTTGAGTAATTGAGTTAGGCATCCCAGCGGTAATCACGTGATCAACCGGCAAAAATGCCTTAACTAGGGTAGCGCAATTAGGCCGTTATCAACCAGTACAACCAGCGAACCGGGCTGACTGAGCCAAACCGGCTAAACCGCTAATTGTTGTGCGCCATTTTCATAGAGCAATGCCCGCTTCGGCCCATGAATCGGGTCTTCCACGATGATTGTTTGATCCCGGCTTGCGCCCAGGGAAACAATCGCGATCGGCACCTCTGTGAGTTCAGCCAAGAACTTGAGATAATCTAGCGCTTGCTGCGGCAGATCTTCTAGTGTACGACACTCCATGGTCGATTGCTTCCAACCGGGCATGGTTTTATAGATCGGTTTGCACTTCTCAAATTCACGGGCATTGCTCGGCAGGTGATCGCGCTGCTCACCATCCACGTCGTAGGCCACACAGACCTGGATTTCATCGAGGGTGTCAAGCACGTCCAACTTGGTAATGGCCAAACAGTCCAGACCATTAATCCGCACGGCATAGCGGCCAATTACGGCGTCGAACCAACCACAGCGACGTTTCCGCCCCGTCGTCGTGCCGAACTCCGCACCCCGATTACCGAGCAGCTCGCCCATGTCGTCGTGCAGTTCCGTGGGAAATGGGCCTTCGCCGACCCGCGTGGTGTAAGCCTTCGCGACGCCGATCACCCGATCGATCATCGTTGGACCAACACCGGCACCGATACAAGCACCACCGGCGACCGGATTCGACGATGTGACGTAGGGATACGTCCCATGATCGAGGTCGAGCAATGTGCCCTGCGCGCCTTCAAACAAGATATTGCGCTTGCGACGGATGGCGTCTTCGATATTCAGCGAACTGTCCACCACATGGGGACGGAGGCGATCGGCATAGACCAAATACTCTTCAATCACCGCTTCCGCATCGAGCGGTGGCAGGTCATAGAGCTTTTCGAGAATGACATTTTTATTCGCGACGGTTTCACGGATTTGCTCCTTGAAGCGATCCGTATCCATCAGGTCAATAATTCGAACGCCGGTGCGCTCGGATTTGTCCGCGTAGGTGGGGCCGATCCCGCGCCCGGTTGTACCGATTTTGTGATTTCCGCGACGTTCTTCCGCAGCTTGGTCGATTAACCTGTGATAAGGCATCGTCACGTGTGCGGTCTCTGAGATCATCAGATTTTTCGCCGAAATCCCTAAAGCTGTGATTTGGTCGAGCTCCTCAAGGAGGACCTTCGGATCAATCACTGTACCACTGCCAATAATGCAGTCCGTATCGGGATAGAGAATGCCAGACGGGATTAGGTGCAGCTTAAAAGTTTGATCTTTGACTACGACCGTATGTCCAGCGTTAACCCCTCCTTGGTAGCGCACAACCACGTCCGCCGATTTGCTCAGCAGATCAGTGATTTTGCCTTTTCCTTCGTCGCCCCATTGAGCGCCGATTACAACTACGTTAGCCAAGGTTTTATATTAGGAGTAGAGTTTTCAACAAATCACCATTGTTAGCAGGTTTAGGGGCCTGTGTCAATTTGTGGTGATGCGCTTACAATGCCCCAAACTCCCGTGAAATCACGGTCAATCAGCGAAGTATTAAGCAATTTGCAACACAGCTTTTAGGAAATCAATTGGATTCAGCGGCGATAGGCGTCCGGGCGAGCGGTACAATATTGTGCCCGGGGGCTACATGTGAGTCTTCCGCGTGCGCTTTTTTCGATCGCCGCAAGCCGTTATTGATTCAACTAGGCTATGAATAATTTTCTGCCGACCGCTTATTTCCGTAAACAATTCGTCCCTTTTGAGGACGCGAATATCTCGATCGCGACTCATGCTTTGCATTACGGGACTGGCGCGTTTGGTGGATTACGAGGATTACCGGACCCAGCTGACCCGAACCAGATTCTGTTGTTTCGGCTCGATCGTCACGCAGCCCGCCTCAGCAGTAGTGCAAAATTGCTGAACTACGATTTGCCCGCTGACAAGATTCAGATGACGATCGAAGAATTTGTTCGCAAGAATCAGCCCCAGCAGCCGTTTTATATTCGGCCTTTTGTTTACACCTCGGACTTGGGAATTGCGCCGCGCCTGCACAATATCGAAAAGGATTTCATGGTGTATGGGATTCCCCTGGGCGACTATCTCTCACCAGATGGTGTGACTTGCCGGATTAGCTCCTGGGCGCGGCAGGAAGACCGCAGTTTGCCCTTGCGGGGCAAGATTAGCGGGGCATATATTACTTCGTCGCTGGCGAAGACTGAAGCGGTGGAGTCGGGGTTTGATGAAGCAATTTTGCTCAATTCTCAGGGTAAAGTCAGCGAGGCTTCGGGGATGAACATTTTCCTCGTGCGCGACGGTAAGTTGATTTCGCCGGGATTTGATCAAGATATTCTGGAAGGGATTACGCGGGATAGCGTGTTGACGATCGCTCGTGACCTGGGGATCCCCATCGTCGAACGTCCGGTAGACAAGTCCGAAATGTTTATTGCGGATGAGTTGTTCCTGAGTGGAACGGCAGCGAAAGTCACACCGATTAAGCAAGTGGAGATCTATCACTTGCCCAAGGAGCGACCCATCACCGATAAGATTCGGGAAACGCTAACCGCAGTCACTGAAAATCGTGAACCGAAATACCAAGATTGGGTGTTCAAAGTGCGTCTAGATGGCTAAATTTGCAATTTGAATTAGCTGAAAAGGGCGATCGAACTGCTGAGTTAGATCGCTTTTTTTGGCAAACTGGGATTTTCAAAATAACTGTATTGGACTTACACATTTTGACAATGGCGACGAGATAATCAGATTAGTGAAGTCCGGCGGCTAATTTCACCTTTGGACTGCGGATCGCCTCCATCTAGGCGATCAAACTAGATACTCAATGAATACGAAACTATTGCTCAAAGTCTTGTCAGTTGTGGTGAAGTCTAAGCCGGTTTGAGTTGAGCAGTGCCGTTCACAGTAAACGGAAACTCAACTTCCCCAAATAACTCCAGATAGTAGCGAAACTGCAACGTTTGCACACCCGGTTGCACACCCACGAGAAACTTCACCCGCTGGGAGCCAAGATGCTTGCCTTCCATATCTTGCTGGAAACGATTGGTTTCGTAGATTTCGTAGTCGTGGATTTCACTCACATCGTTTTCAGCCAGACCCTCAATGTCTTTAACTTTCTTCCCCGGCGGCACCAACATCAAATCCCCCGGCTCCCAAGCCGAAAACGGCACGTCAGCCTCCCGCTTTACTGGGGAAATACTAGCGTCAACGGTATACCACTTAAGCTGATGGTAGCGCTCCCGCAAGTCCGCAAAAGTCGCAACATCCATATCCGAACCTTGGCGCAGCGTCGGCATATTCGTCGATTGGACTTGATGCACCTGCACTGTCGCCCCTTTGAGCACTTGGCCTTTGGCCTTAAACGGCAATAGCAAAACTTGCTTCATGCCTTGCTTCAGCGCCCAAGGAATCGTCAGCGCCCCCAGAACAATCACAGCGATCAACGCCCACCATGGCAGATATTTGATCGCCAAAATAATCAGAATGACGAGAACTACTAAGATCCAAAAAGCTAGCTTCATTAAGGTCTCTCGCTTCAGCCAAGGTGTCAGAAACATCAAACACTATGATGCCCTGAATCTCCGGATAAGTTCCGGCATATTGCATCGTCGATGAGTTCCGACAGCTAAGTCGTGAACCCATCGGAACAAATTAACCCTTGACTTGGGACCCGTGGGCTCGCGGATCGTCAGGGGTAGATTTTTGAACAGTCTTGGTGGCATTCGGTGGCGTGTAAGCCGATGTCTCACCTTGGGCCATGGCAATCGGCAACGTCTGACCGTCAACTAAGGCAATCAAATTCTCTTCTAAGACTTTCTCCGGCTGCTCCCCGATCGCCTGGGCCACTGGCTCATTATTCGCTTGCAAATAGGAGAAATGCGGAATCCCATCCACTCGGTAGGCGACAATTTCCGGCAGCCACTTCTCGTTATCCACATTCAGCATGACGAAGTTGACCCGATCACCGTAAGTCTCCTTCAGCTCGGCCATCTCCGGAGCCATACGCTGACAGCTCGTACACCAGTCTGCATAAAACTCCATCAACGTCGGCTTGTCATTACGTAGTGCCACATCTAAAGGCACCGAAGCCTTCGCCATCGCCGGTAATGACGCCGAACTCGTTTGGGTCTTCAGCCCCAGGGCAAAAACCACAGCCAGCACAATCGCCACGATCGCAATCAGTAGATTACGTAAGCGATTGGCATCAGGTTGGGGAGAATCAGGCAAATTCGCAGTCATAGTGTTGTGCTCTGAGCGATCAGCTGGGTCAAGGTCTACCGGTCAAATTTGGACAAGCATTATCGCGGTCATGTAAAAGTTTAACTGCTTTTCGATGGGCGCAAGCGATCCCTGCGTATTTCTCAGGACTGCTCTCCGAATTTCTACTACTCACCCCACAAGAACTTTGTAAACAGCCCCTAGTTTCTAACGATGCGGATACTTAATTCGTCTTGGAATAATAGAGCAGTAATGGGATTCGAGTCTTCACAGATCGAAACCATACGGTGCATTGATGCGGGTCTGATAAATTGCTGCTTTTTAGCCGCATTTATACAACGCAAAACTATCCAGGGTGTTTGATTTATGTCGAGGCAGAAATTCGGTCTAGAAGCCGCTGCACATCTCTTAGCGGAATACAAAACTGGAAAGCGTCAATTTGCCGATCGTAAAGAAGTCGGTGGGGTAATTCAGACAGAAGCCCCCGATTTATCCGGCATGGATTTACGCAATGTCCGATTAAAGTGGGTCGTCCTCACCAGTGCTAATCTCTTTCGCGCCAATTTGCACAGCGCCTGTTTGGGGCGAGCCGAACTCAATCAAGCGAATCTGCAAGAAGCAAATCTTTCCAATGCTGACTTGTCCTACGCCAATCTCTGCCGGTCAGATTTAACGGACGCCAATCTTCAGTGCGCGAATCTCCGTAATGCGATTTTAATTGATGCCGATCTGACGGGAGCGGATCTGCGTGGTTGTCAATTTGATGGGGCCGATTTTACTGGGGCGATCATTAAAGATGCCAAGTTACCAGCAGGGCTGCTGGCCAATCTCACCCCGACCTTAAAAATTAATCGCGATACTTCAGTTCATAATCCGATTCCAGACGTCACAATGGAGATGTTGGCGTCGATGGAATAACGCACTTTGAAGAAGCGCATCACCCTCACCTTTAGCCGTAAGTCGGTACAAATGCCCGTCACATACCGACTGGCCAAGGATTTTAACGTCGCAGCAAATATTATTCGCGCGCAGGTTGCCCCGAATCAAGCGGGTAAGCTGGTCGTCGAGCTTTCTGGGGATATTGACCAGCTTGATGCGGCGATCGAGTGGATGCGCGATCAGCACATTAATGTGTCGTTTGCCAATCGCGAAATTGTGATCGACGAGAAGATTTGTGTTGATTGTGGTCTATGTACGGGGGTTTGCCCATCAGAAGCCTTGACGCTGGACCCAGAAAGTTTTCGACTGGCATTTAATCGATCGCGCTGTATTGTCTGTGAGCAATGCATTCCGGTCTGCCCAGTGGTGGCTATTTCGACCAATTTTTGAGTCAGCTTACGCCGCTATAGGGGTGGGCGATCGCGTATATTTATGAGGCAAGCACGACCGCAAACTAATTCCTTATGCAAGGCACTGCCGATAAGACCCGCTTTCTAAATCAATGGATGCCGCAGAACAAAGTGAGCTGTGTGGCCGATTTTTTGCTGTCAGGCATGGTCGTCGGGCCTTTGATTGCACCATTTTTGGCGGGCGTGCATATGCCGGGGGTACCGATTATTGCGCAGATTATTTATTTCATGGGACAACACGTTTGCCCCCAGCCGGAGATGGGCATTGAGCTATCTCCGCCGTTTATCATGGCGGTTTGTATGCGGTGCTATGGGACAGTAACGGGACTATTTTTGACCCGGATGCTGTATTTGGTGAATCAAGGGCGCAGTGGTTACTGGTTACATCAGTACGGCTGGTGGGGCGTTGGCATTGCGAGTGTGCTGATGGCGGCTTATCCGATCGAGCTCGCGATTCAGACGTTGGGGATTTGGGAATTTGATAATACGGTGGTCAGCATTTTTGGTTTGATTACCGGATTGGCTTGGGGGCTACATGCGATGCCGATTTTGCATGGGGATTTGCAGGGGCGATCGGCGGCGTAATTTTTGTGGATGTTGGGTGGCAGGTTGCTGCACCCAACCGACGGAGAGTTATCGCTTTTCAATCGTGCCGCGTGTGACGCCTAGTTGACTTTGTAATTGCAAGGCTTTCCATAATTCAACGCCGCTGATTTCGCCTTTGAGTAGCTGTTGGTAATAGGCGATCGTGTGCTGGATTTGCTGCGGGGTTTCATTCAAGAAATCGATGCGGAAATAGCGGGCACCGCGATCGATCAAGCGCTGGACGTGCTCGGCTCCGGTTTGGGCTTTACCGTTAAATACAGTGTTGCGGCATCCGGCATCGGCTTGGAGGATGTGCTCAGTGCCGACGCGATCGCGCAGTTTCACCTCATGCTCGTCGCAGGGACGACCACAGTTGGTAAAGTCGGTACCATCCGAGAGAAACGCACAGAATACACAATGCTCCATATGAAACATCGGCATATGCTGATGAATCGTAATATCAAACCAATCAGACGGAGCAGTGGAAAGTAAATCGTCCAGTTGATTGATATTGAGATCGTAAGAGGCAGTAATTTTCTCTAGGTTGAAATTAGATTTGAAGTAGTTAGCCGTAATCGCATTGGCAACGTTTAAAGAGAAATCGCCAATGCAACGCTGGTCAGCAAAATATTTCAAATGGTCATAGTTGCGAATCAGATAACCATCGGCCTGACTCTTACTGACTTGCTCTAAGATCCAGTTCTCACTGGGCTTAGCAATGCGCGGTGGCGCAACCCAGACTTCAATTTTATCGTCATGCGCCGTATTCCACTGGCGGACTAATTGCACTGCGGCTTTGTAGTTGCGAGGATCTTCAAATTCGCAGTAGAGCGTGGAAATCCCGGTTGGTAATACCGCTTCGACTTGCGCGAGCTTGCGGACTAAAACTTTCAGCTCTGGGAAATAGTCAGGGAATGGGGCTGGCTCCGGCAGTAGTGCTTGGAATTCTGCAGCGGGCTTGAATTGCCAACGCTTTGGGCGCGATCGTAAATCCATTAATCGATCGACAATCGCCCGCCGCATCCGATTCAACTCACTCACGGGCACCAGCACATCGCCTTCGAGGTGATTTTTCAGATCTTCCAATCGCAGCGGGGTATTTCCCAGACGACCCAACTGTGCCAGCAGCTTTTCCCCCGTTAAAGGCTTGCTATGCGCCGCGACCAATGGCATCTCGGACTCAACCTGGGCCACGTTTCCCCGTTCATCCCGCGCAATCACGACCAGGGATTGATCAACTTCGCCGTGGACTTCGATTTGGATCGGGCGCTGGAAGGCATTTTCCTTCGCATAGCTTTGGCGGACTTGCTTATCGAGTTCGTGGTCACTGGTTTTCCAGAGCCGATCGCCCACGCAGACATTGCGAAAGTCCACTGAGCCTTTACCAAAGGTGAGTACCAGTTCATGCGCTTGAGTCCTCGGACCACGCGGTCCACGGCCCTTAGGTTTCGCCGCTGTCACCGAATAGATTCGCCCACCTTCTTCGCGCTCTTCGGGATGTCCACAGTCAAACACCACACCATCGCCGGGTTTCATGGGAGCTGCCGCCGCGATCGTCACCTGTTGC of the Romeriopsis navalis LEGE 11480 genome contains:
- a CDS encoding NIL domain-containing protein gives rise to the protein MKKRITLTFSRKSVQMPVTYRLAKDFNVAANIIRAQVAPNQAGKLVVELSGDIDQLDAAIEWMRDQHINVSFANREIVIDEKICVDCGLCTGVCPSEALTLDPESFRLAFNRSRCIVCEQCIPVCPVVAISTNF
- a CDS encoding peptidase U32 family protein, whose translation is PYDLIADGKTVDVGGRKYLLSPQDLSGLDVLPDIVESGVTCLKIEGRLKAPEYVANVTRVYRQALNRIIDQVNPHENAKADRYSLEMAFSRGLYTGWFEGIDNQALVHAEFGKKRGVYLGDVTRVQAQQVTIAAAAPMKPGDGVVFDCGHPEEREEGGRIYSVTAAKPKGRGPRGPRTQAHELVLTFGKGSVDFRNVCVGDRLWKTSDHELDKQVRQSYAKENAFQRPIQIEVHGEVDQSLVVIARDERGNVAQVESEMPLVAAHSKPLTGEKLLAQLGRLGNTPLRLEDLKNHLEGDVLVPVSELNRMRRAIVDRLMDLRSRPKRWQFKPAAEFQALLPEPAPFPDYFPELKVLVRKLAQVEAVLPTGISTLYCEFEDPRNYKAAVQLVRQWNTAHDDKIEVWVAPPRIAKPSENWILEQVSKSQADGYLIRNYDHLKYFADQRCIGDFSLNVANAITANYFKSNFNLEKITASYDLNINQLDDLLSTAPSDWFDITIHQHMPMFHMEHCVFCAFLSDGTDFTNCGRPCDEHEVKLRDRVGTEHILQADAGCRNTVFNGKAQTGAEHVQRLIDRGARYFRIDFLNETPQQIQHTIAYYQQLLKGEISGVELWKALQLQSQLGVTRGTIEKR
- a CDS encoding DUF2085 domain-containing protein, with translation MQGTADKTRFLNQWMPQNKVSCVADFLLSGMVVGPLIAPFLAGVHMPGVPIIAQIIYFMGQHVCPQPEMGIELSPPFIMAVCMRCYGTVTGLFLTRMLYLVNQGRSGYWLHQYGWWGVGIASVLMAAYPIELAIQTLGIWEFDNTVVSIFGLITGLAWGLHAMPILHGDLQGRSAA
- a CDS encoding pentapeptide repeat-containing protein gives rise to the protein MSRQKFGLEAAAHLLAEYKTGKRQFADRKEVGGVIQTEAPDLSGMDLRNVRLKWVVLTSANLFRANLHSACLGRAELNQANLQEANLSNADLSYANLCRSDLTDANLQCANLRNAILIDADLTGADLRGCQFDGADFTGAIIKDAKLPAGLLANLTPTLKINRDTSVHNPIPDVTMEMLASME